A single Sciurus carolinensis chromosome 15, mSciCar1.2, whole genome shotgun sequence DNA region contains:
- the Znf484 gene encoding zinc finger protein 484 isoform X1 has product MSKSLGPVSFADVTVEFSREEWRHLDPAQRSLYRDVMLENYLTLLSVGCPVPKPEVIFNLEQGEPCLSDGESSGQSCPDGDTGFETSQQRLSEDVSFQFERINLFMRDDPCSVLELWQDDKRRGGQEAHQSGPLGRAVFSTGAALAEERRCGSLEAGSLGHIGAHRKGLPPGRSCRKTLKLAASAPNHKRNGASESDQEVPSSEDEGASAHAEPQTEVNAGGGGRCRELGGREQALTRPVSEKLRLFSECVKVFAEKSRLFAQRSVYAEEKERECGQCAAVFTAKPPRAVPRRVSAAEEFGRDLPLQSSHQKTPHEESYCKCSEYGSALSQKPDLFRCQRNHPGEGPYGYSECVENFSQNSDVSVIKTNHIGGKHFECPECGKAFTRKSTLSMHQKIHTGEKPYVCAECGKAFIRKSHFITHERIHTGEKPYECSDCGKSFIKKSQLHVHQRIHTGENPFICSECGKVFTHKTNLIIHQKIHTGERPYTCTECGKAFTDRSNLIKHQKIHTGEKPYKCNDCGKSFTWKSRLRIHQKCHTGERHHQCRECGKAFIQKSTLSMHQRIHRGEKPYVCNECGKAFFHKSHFITHERIHTGEKPYECGDCGKSFTKKSQLHVHQQIHTGEKPYRCAECGKAFTDRSNLFTHQKIHTGEKPYKCSDCGKAFTRKSGLHIHQQSHTGERHYACSECGKAFARKSTLIMHQRIHTGEKPYVCTECGKSFIQKSHLNRHRRIHTGEKPYECCDCGKSFIKKSQLHEHHRIHTGEKPYVCAECGKAFTIRSNLIKHQKIHGKLKPYTCSDFGKALHWKAQLTSQHSAPQKSDTGGVECPVPQSWRGDIGHGLTRKQEVTTAYTLTSV; this is encoded by the coding sequence atggGGATACTGGTTTTGAGACTTCACAACAGAGACTCTCTGAAGACGTTTCTTTCCAGTTTGAGAGAATTAATCTCTTCATGAGAGATGACCCCTGTTCCGTTTTAGAACTGTGGCAAGATGACAAGCGGAGAGGGGGACAGGAGGCACACCAGAGCGGGCCTTTAGGTCGCGCGGTCTTCAGCACTGGGGCGGCGCTGGCCGAGGAGAGGCGCTGTGGGTCCCTGGAGGCTGGGAGCCTCGGGCACATCGGCGCACATCGCAAAGGACTCCCTCCTGGCCGCTCCTGCAGGAAGACCCTGAAGCTCGCTGCAAGCGCACCTAATCATAAGAGAAACGGCGCATCAGAAAGTGACCAGGAGGTGCCCAGCTCCGAGGATGAGGGTGCTTCTGCTCACGCGGAGCCTCAGACAGAAGTGAACGCTGGAGGAGGCGGGCGCTGCCGGGAGCTGGGAGGTCGGGAGCAAGCGCTCACTCGGCCTGTTTCCGAGAAGCTCCGTCTGTTTTCTGAGTGTGTCAAGGTCTTCGCCGAGAAGTCCCGCCTCTTTGCACAGCGGAGTGTTTACGCCGAGGAGAAAGAGCGCGAGTGCGGTCAATGTGCGGCCGTCTTCACCGCCAAGCCCCCGCGTGCTGTTCCTCGAAGAGTTTCTGCAGCAGAGGAATTTGGGAGAGATCTTCCCCTTCAGTCAAGTCATCAGAAAACTCCCCATGAGGAAAGTTACTGTAAATGTAGTGAATACGGAAGCGCATTGAGCCAGAAGCCCGATCTGTTCCGATGCCAGAGAAACCATCCTGGAGAAGGACCCTATGGCTACAGTGAATGTGTGGAAAACTTCTCACAGAATTCAGACGTCAGCGTAATTAAAACAAATCACATCGGAGGGAAACACTTTGAGTGTCCCgagtgtggaaaagccttcacaAGGAAGTCCACGCTAAGTATGCATCAGAAAATTCACACGGGAGAAAAACCCTACGTGTGCGCtgaatgtgggaaggcctttatCCGGAAATCCCATTTTATCACGCATGAAAGAATTCATAccggagagaaaccctatgaatgcaGCGACTGTGGGAAATCCTTTATAAAAAAGTCACAACTCCACGTGCATCAGCgaattcacacaggagagaaTCCTTTCATATGCTCAGAATGTGGGAAGGTGTTCACTCACAAGACCAATCTCATCATACACCAGAAgattcacactggagagaggcCCTACACGTGTACCGAATGCGGGAAGGCCTTCACTGACAGGTCAAATCTCATTAAGCACCAGAAAATTCACACGGGAGAAAAACCCTATAAATGCAACGACTGTGGAAAATCATTCACCTGGAAGTCACGGCTCAGGATCCATCAGAAATGCCATACTGGCGAGAGACATCACCAGTGTCGGGAGTGTGGGAAAGCGTTCATTCAGAAGTCAACACTAAGTATGCACCAGAGAATTCACAGAGGAGAAAAGCCCTACGTTTGCAAcgagtgtgggaaggccttctTCCACAAATCCCATTTTATCACTCAtgagagaattcacactggagagaaaccctatgaatgcgGTGATTGTGGGAAATCCTTCACGAAAAAATCACAGCTCCATGTGCATCAGCAGAtccacacaggagagaagccctacaggTGTGCCGAATGTGGAAAGGCCTTCACGGACAGATCGAATCTCTTCACACACCAGAAGATCCACACcggagagaagccctataaatgCAGTGactgtggaaaagccttcactcGGAAGTCAGGCCTCCACATACATCAGCAGTCCCACACTGGAGAAAGGCATTATGCgtgcagtgaatgtgggaaagcctttgcaAGAAAATcaacactaattatgcaccagagaattcacacgGGAGAGAAACCCTATGTTTGCACTGAATGTGGGAAGTCCTTCATCCAAAAGTCACACTTAAATAGACACAGGAGAATCCACACCGGAGAGAAACCCTACGAGTGTTGTGACTGTGGGAAGTCTTTCATTAAAAAGTCACAGCTCCATGAGCATCATCGGATTCACACGGGAGAAAAGCCGTATGTGTGTGCTGAATGCGGAAAGGCCTTCACCATCAGATCAAATCTTATtaaacaccagaagattcatgGTAAACTGAAACCCTATACATGCAGCGACTTTGGGAAAGCCTTACACTGGAAGGCACAACTCACGAGTCAACACAGCGCACCTCAGAAGTCTGACACTGGGGGAGTAGAGTGCCCAGTGCCACAGTCATGGCGTGGGGATATAGGCCACGGCTTGACTAGGAAACAGGAGGTGACCACGGCCTACACGCTGACTTCTGTCTAG
- the Znf484 gene encoding zinc finger protein 484 isoform X2 — translation MLENYLTLLSVGCPVPKPEVIFNLEQGEPCLSDGESSGQSCPDGDTGFETSQQRLSEDVSFQFERINLFMRDDPCSVLELWQDDKRRGGQEAHQSGPLGRAVFSTGAALAEERRCGSLEAGSLGHIGAHRKGLPPGRSCRKTLKLAASAPNHKRNGASESDQEVPSSEDEGASAHAEPQTEVNAGGGGRCRELGGREQALTRPVSEKLRLFSECVKVFAEKSRLFAQRSVYAEEKERECGQCAAVFTAKPPRAVPRRVSAAEEFGRDLPLQSSHQKTPHEESYCKCSEYGSALSQKPDLFRCQRNHPGEGPYGYSECVENFSQNSDVSVIKTNHIGGKHFECPECGKAFTRKSTLSMHQKIHTGEKPYVCAECGKAFIRKSHFITHERIHTGEKPYECSDCGKSFIKKSQLHVHQRIHTGENPFICSECGKVFTHKTNLIIHQKIHTGERPYTCTECGKAFTDRSNLIKHQKIHTGEKPYKCNDCGKSFTWKSRLRIHQKCHTGERHHQCRECGKAFIQKSTLSMHQRIHRGEKPYVCNECGKAFFHKSHFITHERIHTGEKPYECGDCGKSFTKKSQLHVHQQIHTGEKPYRCAECGKAFTDRSNLFTHQKIHTGEKPYKCSDCGKAFTRKSGLHIHQQSHTGERHYACSECGKAFARKSTLIMHQRIHTGEKPYVCTECGKSFIQKSHLNRHRRIHTGEKPYECCDCGKSFIKKSQLHEHHRIHTGEKPYVCAECGKAFTIRSNLIKHQKIHGKLKPYTCSDFGKALHWKAQLTSQHSAPQKSDTGGVECPVPQSWRGDIGHGLTRKQEVTTAYTLTSV, via the coding sequence atggGGATACTGGTTTTGAGACTTCACAACAGAGACTCTCTGAAGACGTTTCTTTCCAGTTTGAGAGAATTAATCTCTTCATGAGAGATGACCCCTGTTCCGTTTTAGAACTGTGGCAAGATGACAAGCGGAGAGGGGGACAGGAGGCACACCAGAGCGGGCCTTTAGGTCGCGCGGTCTTCAGCACTGGGGCGGCGCTGGCCGAGGAGAGGCGCTGTGGGTCCCTGGAGGCTGGGAGCCTCGGGCACATCGGCGCACATCGCAAAGGACTCCCTCCTGGCCGCTCCTGCAGGAAGACCCTGAAGCTCGCTGCAAGCGCACCTAATCATAAGAGAAACGGCGCATCAGAAAGTGACCAGGAGGTGCCCAGCTCCGAGGATGAGGGTGCTTCTGCTCACGCGGAGCCTCAGACAGAAGTGAACGCTGGAGGAGGCGGGCGCTGCCGGGAGCTGGGAGGTCGGGAGCAAGCGCTCACTCGGCCTGTTTCCGAGAAGCTCCGTCTGTTTTCTGAGTGTGTCAAGGTCTTCGCCGAGAAGTCCCGCCTCTTTGCACAGCGGAGTGTTTACGCCGAGGAGAAAGAGCGCGAGTGCGGTCAATGTGCGGCCGTCTTCACCGCCAAGCCCCCGCGTGCTGTTCCTCGAAGAGTTTCTGCAGCAGAGGAATTTGGGAGAGATCTTCCCCTTCAGTCAAGTCATCAGAAAACTCCCCATGAGGAAAGTTACTGTAAATGTAGTGAATACGGAAGCGCATTGAGCCAGAAGCCCGATCTGTTCCGATGCCAGAGAAACCATCCTGGAGAAGGACCCTATGGCTACAGTGAATGTGTGGAAAACTTCTCACAGAATTCAGACGTCAGCGTAATTAAAACAAATCACATCGGAGGGAAACACTTTGAGTGTCCCgagtgtggaaaagccttcacaAGGAAGTCCACGCTAAGTATGCATCAGAAAATTCACACGGGAGAAAAACCCTACGTGTGCGCtgaatgtgggaaggcctttatCCGGAAATCCCATTTTATCACGCATGAAAGAATTCATAccggagagaaaccctatgaatgcaGCGACTGTGGGAAATCCTTTATAAAAAAGTCACAACTCCACGTGCATCAGCgaattcacacaggagagaaTCCTTTCATATGCTCAGAATGTGGGAAGGTGTTCACTCACAAGACCAATCTCATCATACACCAGAAgattcacactggagagaggcCCTACACGTGTACCGAATGCGGGAAGGCCTTCACTGACAGGTCAAATCTCATTAAGCACCAGAAAATTCACACGGGAGAAAAACCCTATAAATGCAACGACTGTGGAAAATCATTCACCTGGAAGTCACGGCTCAGGATCCATCAGAAATGCCATACTGGCGAGAGACATCACCAGTGTCGGGAGTGTGGGAAAGCGTTCATTCAGAAGTCAACACTAAGTATGCACCAGAGAATTCACAGAGGAGAAAAGCCCTACGTTTGCAAcgagtgtgggaaggccttctTCCACAAATCCCATTTTATCACTCAtgagagaattcacactggagagaaaccctatgaatgcgGTGATTGTGGGAAATCCTTCACGAAAAAATCACAGCTCCATGTGCATCAGCAGAtccacacaggagagaagccctacaggTGTGCCGAATGTGGAAAGGCCTTCACGGACAGATCGAATCTCTTCACACACCAGAAGATCCACACcggagagaagccctataaatgCAGTGactgtggaaaagccttcactcGGAAGTCAGGCCTCCACATACATCAGCAGTCCCACACTGGAGAAAGGCATTATGCgtgcagtgaatgtgggaaagcctttgcaAGAAAATcaacactaattatgcaccagagaattcacacgGGAGAGAAACCCTATGTTTGCACTGAATGTGGGAAGTCCTTCATCCAAAAGTCACACTTAAATAGACACAGGAGAATCCACACCGGAGAGAAACCCTACGAGTGTTGTGACTGTGGGAAGTCTTTCATTAAAAAGTCACAGCTCCATGAGCATCATCGGATTCACACGGGAGAAAAGCCGTATGTGTGTGCTGAATGCGGAAAGGCCTTCACCATCAGATCAAATCTTATtaaacaccagaagattcatgGTAAACTGAAACCCTATACATGCAGCGACTTTGGGAAAGCCTTACACTGGAAGGCACAACTCACGAGTCAACACAGCGCACCTCAGAAGTCTGACACTGGGGGAGTAGAGTGCCCAGTGCCACAGTCATGGCGTGGGGATATAGGCCACGGCTTGACTAGGAAACAGGAGGTGACCACGGCCTACACGCTGACTTCTGTCTAG